From one Bacteroidales bacterium genomic stretch:
- a CDS encoding PAS domain S-box protein: MGIRKKASLLFITIFVTAFVIVGISTIFIVKKYIIEVVSNNLKSISAIQLTRIESINAQNTERLNLISSRTQLRINLDNYNKNHQEKYQRKMNTILEDARLSVNDFDQISILNLRGEIVASTDSTLLGEKANINDTVFILAQIQNITNVYKFDENNNFKIHLYGPLVYKNKIIGLTHIIASSGKIKKFVSDYSGLGFSGYTSILFIDKYNGNKPILSPRREDSLFQFKIVNREELGQISKYTLDKKTGIFQSITDYKKALVFTSIEFSEDLNIGLSVRMSEEEVFGQLKKLIYVFITAIAIMIVILILVINYSTKLISEPIIRLTEKADLITKGNLNQQIEVISKDEIGVLAKSLNTMLIHLRQSIYERDINIREREKIEKRLIEDYKRYETLFNFGADAIFVHPYAESGFKNFIEVNDIACKMFAYSKEEFLKLSLVDISSQFDIKKRGDKMEHTNLNGSQDKIFETTMVKKSGEEFPAEISSTLFDYQGQKVIMSEVRDITKRKKIEKELEKYRVQLEKLVKDRTKELEDKTYKLERINKLFVGRELKMKELKEEIEALKKRIGE, from the coding sequence ATGGGTATAAGAAAAAAAGCTTCATTACTATTTATTACGATATTTGTTACGGCTTTTGTTATAGTAGGTATTTCAACAATTTTTATAGTTAAAAAATATATCATTGAAGTTGTTTCTAATAATCTTAAATCAATTTCTGCAATTCAGTTAACTCGTATTGAAAGTATAAATGCACAAAATACCGAAAGATTAAATCTTATCTCAAGCAGAACGCAACTAAGAATAAACCTTGATAATTATAATAAAAACCATCAAGAAAAGTATCAACGAAAAATGAATACTATACTTGAAGATGCAAGATTGTCGGTTAACGATTTTGATCAAATAAGTATTCTGAATTTAAGAGGAGAAATTGTTGCTTCAACGGACAGCACTCTTTTAGGCGAAAAAGCAAACATAAACGATACGGTTTTTATATTGGCACAAATACAAAATATTACCAATGTATATAAGTTCGACGAAAATAATAACTTTAAAATTCATTTGTATGGTCCGTTAGTTTATAAAAATAAAATCATAGGACTTACACATATTATTGCTTCTTCTGGAAAAATTAAAAAGTTTGTATCCGACTACTCCGGTTTGGGTTTTAGTGGATATACTTCAATATTGTTTATAGATAAATATAATGGCAATAAGCCAATACTCTCTCCCCGAAGAGAAGATTCGTTGTTTCAATTTAAAATTGTTAATAGAGAAGAATTAGGTCAAATATCGAAATATACACTTGATAAAAAAACAGGAATATTTCAGAGCATTACAGATTATAAAAAGGCATTGGTATTTACAAGTATTGAATTTAGTGAAGATTTGAATATTGGTTTATCGGTTAGGATGAGTGAAGAAGAAGTTTTTGGTCAATTAAAAAAACTCATATATGTATTTATTACAGCAATAGCAATAATGATTGTTATTTTAATTTTAGTAATTAATTATAGCACAAAACTGATTAGTGAGCCAATTATAAGATTAACCGAAAAGGCCGATTTGATTACTAAAGGCAATTTGAATCAACAAATAGAAGTAATTTCAAAGGATGAAATAGGCGTATTGGCAAAATCTTTAAACACTATGCTTATACACCTTCGTCAAAGTATTTACGAAAGAGATATTAATATCCGTGAACGCGAAAAAATAGAAAAACGTTTAATAGAAGATTATAAACGTTATGAAACCCTATTTAACTTTGGTGCAGATGCTATTTTTGTGCATCCTTATGCAGAGTCGGGGTTTAAAAATTTTATTGAAGTAAACGACATTGCTTGTAAAATGTTTGCTTATAGTAAAGAAGAATTTTTAAAACTAAGCCTGGTCGATATCTCTAGTCAATTTGATATTAAAAAGAGAGGTGATAAAATGGAGCATACCAATCTTAACGGATCACAAGATAAAATTTTTGAAACAACGATGGTGAAAAAATCAGGAGAGGAATTCCCTGCAGAAATTAGCTCTACTCTCTTTGATTATCAAGGACAAAAAGTCATAATGTCGGAGGTACGAGATATTACAAAACGCAAAAAAATTGAAAAAGAATTAGAAAAATACCGTGTACAATTAGAAAAATTAGTAAAAGATAGGACTAAAGAACTGGAAGATAAAACCTATAAATTAGAACGTATTAATAAACTGTTTGTAGGAAGAGAGCTGAAAATGAAAGAGTTAAAAGAAGAAATTGAAGCCTTGAAAAAGAGAATAGGCGAATAA
- the ppk1 gene encoding polyphosphate kinase 1, with protein MSTKNYINREVSWLSFNERVLQEAMDTSNPVLERLKYLGIFSNNRDEFYRVRVATLNRMKAYKRIAPAQKRNAVRSLQEIHKIVADQEVYFTKAYHDILEELARNNIFIVNEKELNTEQQQFVEQYFQENIRSFLSPLMLDTISNLTYFKDKHIYLAVKMMDTKKLRKDKFALIELPTEEIKRFIELPQIGEKKYIIFLDDIIRGNLKSIFGIFGFDIFEAHIMKFTRDAELDIDSDLSKSFLETMNESIKQRTKGDTVRFVYDKTVDHKFLKKILNKFGITQSDTLRAGGRYHNFKDFMDFPILTASGGEKSLIFNKMDSFCHPAILPNTNMFKLIKEKDILLHYPYHSFQHIINLVRQAAIDPKVRDIKMTFYRVAKKSKIMNALINAARNGKRITVFLELQARFDEKANIMWTQKLQEEGVRVIQNIPGFKVHSKLLLIRRKEKGQNVYYANISTGNYNESTAKVYGDDSLLTCDQGLCKDVNNVFHLFEAKYLPPSFSELLVAPFKLRSFFTKMINREINNAKAGKEAKISLKLNNLVDTKIINKLYQAGKAGVKITLNIRGICVLKAGVPGLSENIEAFAIVDRFLEHSRIFVFANDGNPEVFLASADLMSRNLDHRIEVVCPIKSPDLKAELIDMLEIQQKDNVKARSLHPDKINQYRLVENGEKNYRSQEEIYKYLKGKCK; from the coding sequence ATGAGTACTAAAAACTACATAAATAGAGAAGTAAGCTGGTTAAGCTTTAATGAAAGGGTACTTCAGGAAGCTATGGATACCTCTAATCCGGTTTTAGAGCGACTAAAATATCTTGGTATTTTTTCAAATAATAGAGATGAGTTTTATCGTGTTCGTGTAGCTACTCTCAACAGAATGAAGGCATATAAAAGAATTGCTCCTGCTCAAAAACGCAATGCTGTACGTTCTCTTCAAGAAATTCATAAAATTGTTGCCGACCAGGAAGTGTATTTTACAAAAGCCTATCACGATATTTTAGAAGAATTGGCAAGAAATAATATTTTTATCGTAAACGAAAAAGAGCTTAATACTGAGCAGCAACAATTTGTAGAGCAGTATTTTCAAGAAAATATACGCTCTTTTTTGTCACCATTAATGCTTGATACTATTTCTAATTTGACTTATTTTAAGGATAAGCATATTTATTTGGCAGTAAAGATGATGGATACCAAAAAGCTGCGGAAAGATAAATTTGCATTGATAGAATTACCTACCGAAGAAATAAAGCGTTTTATTGAATTACCACAAATAGGAGAAAAGAAATATATTATTTTTCTTGACGATATAATAAGAGGAAACTTAAAAAGTATATTTGGAATTTTTGGCTTCGATATTTTTGAAGCTCATATAATGAAATTTACGCGTGATGCGGAATTAGATATAGATAGCGACCTGTCTAAGAGCTTTTTAGAGACGATGAACGAAAGTATTAAACAAAGAACAAAGGGAGATACCGTACGTTTTGTTTATGATAAAACTGTTGATCATAAATTTTTAAAAAAAATACTAAATAAATTCGGAATTACTCAAAGCGATACGCTGAGAGCAGGTGGGCGTTATCATAATTTTAAAGATTTTATGGATTTTCCCATTCTTACTGCTTCAGGAGGAGAAAAGTCTTTAATTTTTAATAAAATGGATTCCTTTTGTCATCCGGCAATTTTGCCGAATACAAATATGTTTAAACTGATAAAAGAGAAAGATATCCTTTTACATTATCCTTATCATAGCTTTCAACATATAATAAATTTAGTTCGTCAAGCAGCTATAGACCCAAAAGTTCGTGATATTAAAATGACCTTTTATCGTGTTGCAAAGAAATCTAAAATAATGAATGCTCTGATTAATGCTGCAAGAAACGGAAAAAGAATAACGGTATTTTTAGAACTTCAAGCCCGTTTTGATGAAAAAGCCAATATTATGTGGACTCAGAAATTGCAAGAAGAAGGAGTGCGTGTTATTCAAAATATTCCGGGTTTTAAGGTACATTCTAAGCTTTTGCTAATCAGACGAAAAGAAAAAGGACAGAATGTATATTATGCAAATATCAGTACCGGAAATTATAATGAATCTACGGCAAAAGTGTATGGAGATGACAGTTTGCTTACTTGTGACCAAGGCTTATGTAAGGATGTAAATAATGTTTTTCATCTTTTTGAAGCAAAATACCTTCCTCCTTCATTTTCCGAATTGTTAGTGGCTCCATTCAAATTACGTTCGTTTTTTACTAAAATGATTAACCGTGAAATTAATAATGCTAAAGCGGGAAAAGAAGCTAAAATAAGTCTGAAATTAAATAACCTTGTCGATACTAAAATTATAAATAAACTATATCAAGCAGGCAAAGCGGGAGTTAAAATTACTTTGAATATTCGTGGCATATGTGTTCTAAAAGCAGGCGTTCCGGGTTTATCGGAAAATATTGAAGCCTTTGCTATAGTCGATCGTTTTTTAGAACATTCCCGTATATTTGTTTTTGCTAATGATGGAAATCCTGAAGTATTTTTGGCTTCTGCCGATTTAATGTCGCGTAATCTTGACCATAGAATAGAAGTGGTTTGTCCTATAAAATCTCCTGACTTAAAAGCTGAACTGATTGATATGTTGGAAATTCAGCAAAAAGACAATGTAAAGGCACGTTCTTTACATCCGGATAAAATTAATCAATACCGACTGGTTGAAAATGGTGAAAAAAACTATCGTTCACAAGAAGAGATTTATAAATATCTAAAAGGAAAATGTAAATAA
- a CDS encoding PEP/pyruvate-binding domain-containing protein: MTENKPLDQLLGDLQERAKELNCLYKTQEILNEPNIGIEQACYGLLMSIPPGWQYPDICEVEIKISQGTYKTFGFKDSKWTLTADIQAQERSFGQIKVIYNEIRPKAYDGPFLKEELKLINSIAESLGLFLLHLELKKVFEKDAKSELENKKSDWKIILDMLSHTDPKLLIRLSRKMINTLCWTNICGAEKLLDSFSPSFKSKNESIKESNAPFERVADNDLIALSYEVFELASKNIERDDILNYINKWITEDRSVFLTEKLENMGSSLEDISNAVERFFHLGPQASELSEQRDKSLRIALITRLLTNHTEYIDVAKNHLSINHFNALIHRIIYPLNSHGKIGGKGAGLFLAQQILQEESTKNTNLKDIKTPKTWYIASDGLLNFMSYNSLEDILEQKYKEIGLIRQEYPYVIHVFKNSSFSPEILKGLNLALDDFGEVPLVIRSSSLLEDRVGASFAGKYKSLFIPNIGSKEERLSALTDAIAEVYASIFGPDPIEYRVQNKLLDYHEEMGILIQEVVGNQVGPYFFPAFAGVGFSHNNYPWSSRIKQKDGLLRIVPGLGTRAVDRTSNDYPIILAPGQPNLRVNSTSEEIIKYTSRYIDVINTEKGDFETIEINTLLNEYGNLYPEISKLVSVVNADRIIPAKTFDLDFKEKDYLFTFDSLIKKTKFISQIKAVLNILEEKYKLPVDIEFAHNGKYLYLLQCRAQSQSSVSKPIPIPVDIPIEKRVFSARRYITNGLISKQTHIVYVDPSEYGQLTDYQSMLNVGTAIGRLNQLLPKRKFILMGPGRWGSRGDIKLGVNVSYSDINNCSMLIEIARKKNDYTPDLSFGTHFFQDLVEANIRYLPLYPDEDKCIFNESILTETESIFTDLLPEYTALCNVIKVIDIPKIFDGNILNIAMNATQEKALAYVSGE, from the coding sequence TTCAAAATGGACACTCACAGCAGATATTCAAGCACAAGAGAGGTCTTTTGGTCAGATTAAAGTAATCTATAACGAAATTCGACCAAAAGCATATGACGGACCTTTTCTCAAAGAAGAGTTAAAACTTATTAATAGTATAGCTGAAAGCTTAGGTTTGTTTTTATTGCACTTGGAATTAAAAAAAGTTTTTGAAAAGGATGCTAAAAGCGAACTCGAAAATAAAAAGAGTGATTGGAAAATAATTTTAGATATGCTCAGTCATACCGATCCTAAATTGCTAATTCGATTATCGCGTAAAATGATCAATACTCTTTGTTGGACGAATATTTGTGGAGCAGAGAAATTACTCGATAGTTTTAGCCCTTCTTTCAAAAGTAAAAATGAGTCAATAAAGGAAAGCAATGCTCCTTTTGAGCGTGTTGCCGATAACGATTTAATTGCTTTGAGCTATGAAGTTTTTGAGTTGGCTTCAAAAAATATCGAGCGTGATGATATTTTGAATTATATTAACAAATGGATTACCGAAGACCGCTCAGTATTCCTTACGGAAAAATTGGAAAATATGGGATCTTCATTGGAAGATATTAGTAATGCCGTAGAGCGTTTTTTCCATTTAGGACCTCAGGCATCGGAACTTTCTGAGCAACGCGACAAGAGTCTACGTATCGCATTGATAACGCGATTATTAACTAATCATACCGAATATATTGATGTTGCAAAAAATCATTTAAGCATTAATCACTTTAATGCTTTAATTCATCGTATTATTTACCCTTTAAACAGTCACGGGAAAATTGGAGGTAAAGGTGCCGGTTTATTTTTAGCACAGCAGATATTACAAGAAGAAAGCACAAAAAATACAAATCTTAAAGATATTAAAACGCCTAAAACTTGGTATATTGCTTCCGATGGTTTACTCAATTTTATGAGTTATAACAGTCTGGAAGATATATTAGAACAGAAATATAAAGAGATTGGATTAATTCGCCAGGAATATCCTTATGTCATCCATGTTTTTAAGAACTCCTCTTTTTCTCCGGAAATTTTAAAGGGATTAAATTTGGCTTTAGATGATTTTGGAGAAGTCCCTTTGGTAATCCGCAGTTCAAGCTTATTAGAAGATAGAGTAGGAGCTTCCTTTGCAGGGAAATACAAAAGTTTATTCATTCCTAATATCGGTAGTAAAGAAGAGCGATTGTCAGCTTTAACCGATGCTATTGCAGAAGTTTATGCCTCAATATTTGGCCCCGATCCTATTGAATACAGAGTGCAAAACAAATTACTCGATTATCACGAGGAAATGGGAATTTTGATACAAGAAGTTGTAGGAAATCAAGTTGGGCCTTATTTCTTTCCCGCTTTTGCCGGAGTCGGGTTTAGCCATAATAATTATCCTTGGTCAAGCCGTATCAAACAAAAAGATGGATTACTACGTATTGTTCCCGGATTAGGTACTCGTGCTGTTGACAGAACCAGTAACGATTATCCTATAATATTAGCTCCCGGACAGCCCAATCTGCGAGTAAATTCCACATCAGAAGAAATTATTAAATATACATCCAGATATATTGATGTTATAAATACTGAAAAGGGCGATTTTGAAACTATTGAGATTAATACTTTATTAAATGAATACGGTAATTTATATCCTGAAATCAGTAAACTTGTTTCTGTTGTTAATGCTGATCGTATTATCCCTGCCAAAACTTTTGATCTTGATTTTAAAGAAAAGGACTATCTGTTTACTTTCGACAGCCTAATTAAAAAAACCAAATTTATTAGTCAGATAAAAGCTGTTTTAAATATCTTGGAAGAAAAATATAAACTCCCTGTAGATATTGAATTTGCTCATAATGGAAAGTATTTGTATTTATTGCAATGTCGAGCTCAAAGTCAAAGCAGTGTTTCTAAGCCTATTCCTATTCCCGTTGATATTCCCATCGAAAAAAGAGTGTTTTCAGCAAGGCGATATATAACCAATGGCTTGATCTCAAAGCAAACACATATTGTTTATGTAGACCCAAGCGAATATGGACAGCTAACAGATTATCAAAGTATGCTAAATGTTGGAACGGCTATAGGGAGACTTAATCAACTGCTTCCAAAGAGAAAATTTATTTTAATGGGACCGGGACGTTGGGGCAGTAGAGGTGATATAAAATTGGGTGTTAATGTAAGCTATTCTGATATTAACAATTGCAGTATGCTTATTGAAATAGCCAGAAAGAAAAATGATTATACGCCCGACCTCTCATTTGGTACGCACTTCTTTCAGGATTTAGTAGAAGCTAATATTCGTTATTTACCGCTATATCCTGATGAAGACAAATGTATTTTTAATGAATCTATTCTAACAGAAACAGAAAGTATTTTTACGGATTTATTACCGGAATATACCGCTCTTTGCAATGTGATTAAAGTAATTGATATCCCTAAAATTTTTGATGGCAATATACTTAACATCGCAATGAACGCCACACAAGAAAAAGCTTTAGCGTATGTGAGTGGAGAGTAG
- a CDS encoding ATP-binding cassette domain-containing protein: MNENTVVDIKNFDVFQQDHLVLKQVTLKVNKGDFFYIIGKTGSGKSSLLKTLYADLPFVSGEAQVVGYNLEKLKRKEIPYLRRKLGIVFQEFQLLQDRNIEENLLFVMRATGWKDKKAMKEKAAEVLGKVGLQNKGYKMPHQVSGGEQQRLGIARALINDPVLILADEPTGNLDPQSSEGIMKLLFDISKNDCAVLMATHDYSLFEMFPATTYVCENGRLIEGASALQYTQNGAARSEAKTE; the protein is encoded by the coding sequence ATGAACGAAAATACCGTAGTAGACATTAAAAATTTTGATGTCTTTCAGCAGGATCATTTGGTACTTAAACAAGTAACTTTAAAAGTAAATAAAGGTGATTTTTTTTATATTATTGGAAAAACAGGAAGTGGTAAAAGTAGTTTATTAAAAACTCTTTATGCCGATTTACCTTTTGTTTCGGGCGAAGCACAGGTGGTTGGTTATAATCTAGAAAAGTTAAAAAGAAAAGAAATTCCCTATTTACGGAGAAAATTGGGTATTGTTTTTCAAGAATTTCAGTTATTACAAGATCGTAATATTGAAGAAAACTTGCTTTTTGTAATGAGAGCTACCGGCTGGAAAGACAAAAAAGCAATGAAAGAAAAAGCTGCGGAAGTTTTGGGAAAAGTCGGACTTCAAAATAAAGGTTATAAAATGCCGCATCAAGTATCCGGCGGTGAGCAACAGCGCCTTGGAATAGCAAGAGCTCTTATAAACGATCCCGTACTTATTTTAGCCGATGAGCCAACAGGAAATCTTGATCCCCAATCTTCAGAAGGAATTATGAAACTTCTTTTTGATATTAGCAAAAACGATTGTGCCGTATTAATGGCTACCCACGATTATTCTCTTTTCGAAATGTTTCCGGCTACTACTTATGTTTGCGAGAATGGGCGATTGATAGAAGGTGCTTCGGCTCTTCAATATACTCAGAATGGTGCAGCTCGGTCTGAAGCAAAGACAGAGTGA
- a CDS encoding DEAD/DEAH box helicase encodes MKNYQTEFLSQYISNLRISKSISRLAYQAGNTLYLNNQCVLQSREGEHFAYIVEDNYQDFNTDIYFDDNEKKIELQCNCNAEGFCSHKVSALMQLHEDLSQETNSELKEGMKYTRDGMIKRVMAEREKKAKTEKFQLDFADNIYGEHLITNQRNKTYKLTFYDFDEKIGYCSCPDYHTNKLGSCKHLIYAFDEFQKQYTNKTLPIQDFPFFEVFLHPLKDYRISWFYPGKIPLEIQELVNKYFNEEKQILDKQLIQFQGFISEAQKHKFINIRPEVIAKVNKAIERQSLNELKAKTPLNFAKLEISLAPYQKEGIEFLVFNKNSILADEIGLKKPLQAVIAAHFKKDIFAFKSTLIICPNSLIPQWQQEIQKVDKESSRLIKNSADLAFSNNVYFKILGLDDFLQQQLAFEDLSSDLVIIDEAQNINSFDSDLVPIIRMLKYKELIIITDSQPENNLMQFYTLVGLVDNTLLTPLWEFSYQHCLFDSQVLDKIVGYYNQEKIVKRLETILLRRKKEDVSDQLVKPDSEISSDTLINSPVSLQKQSPNLVRKQLSADKYRQKRKSLIGQTSLFPLRHENKTISLSGEEHKVFETPTIKNVKSDIEIEKLLQNAQAFLEGLYTLQTGKKLPWKKKNIDLKINKDEVVLRIKR; translated from the coding sequence ATGAAAAATTATCAAACAGAGTTTCTTTCTCAATATATCAGTAATCTGCGTATCAGTAAAAGCATATCTCGATTAGCATATCAGGCAGGAAATACATTGTATTTAAATAATCAATGTGTTTTGCAAAGCAGAGAAGGTGAGCATTTTGCTTATATAGTTGAGGATAATTATCAGGATTTTAATACCGATATTTATTTTGATGACAATGAGAAAAAAATTGAGTTGCAATGTAATTGTAATGCAGAAGGTTTTTGTTCTCATAAGGTTTCGGCATTAATGCAATTGCACGAAGATTTAAGTCAGGAAACTAATTCCGAACTAAAAGAAGGGATGAAATATACTCGCGACGGGATGATAAAGCGCGTTATGGCCGAACGTGAAAAAAAAGCAAAGACAGAAAAATTTCAACTCGATTTTGCTGATAATATTTATGGCGAACATTTAATTACAAACCAAAGAAATAAAACCTATAAGCTTACTTTTTATGATTTCGACGAAAAGATAGGTTATTGTTCTTGTCCCGACTATCACACCAATAAATTAGGAAGCTGTAAGCATTTGATTTATGCTTTTGACGAATTTCAAAAACAGTACACTAATAAAACATTACCCATACAGGATTTTCCTTTTTTTGAAGTTTTTCTGCATCCCTTAAAAGATTATAGAATATCTTGGTTTTATCCCGGAAAAATACCTTTAGAAATTCAAGAACTCGTTAATAAATATTTCAATGAAGAAAAACAAATATTAGACAAGCAGCTCATTCAGTTTCAGGGTTTTATTTCCGAAGCTCAAAAACATAAGTTTATAAATATCCGTCCCGAAGTTATAGCAAAAGTTAATAAAGCAATTGAAAGACAGTCGTTAAACGAACTGAAAGCAAAAACTCCTTTAAATTTTGCAAAGCTCGAAATAAGTTTAGCACCTTATCAAAAAGAAGGAATAGAATTTTTGGTTTTTAATAAAAACAGTATTTTGGCCGATGAAATTGGTTTAAAAAAACCTTTACAAGCAGTTATTGCCGCACACTTTAAAAAAGATATTTTTGCTTTTAAATCAACATTAATTATTTGTCCTAATTCGCTTATTCCTCAGTGGCAACAAGAGATACAAAAAGTAGATAAAGAAAGTTCGAGATTGATAAAAAATAGTGCTGATTTGGCATTTTCTAATAATGTTTATTTTAAAATTTTAGGCTTAGACGATTTTTTGCAACAACAGCTTGCTTTTGAAGATTTATCATCAGACTTAGTTATTATTGATGAAGCACAAAATATTAACAGCTTTGATTCGGATTTAGTACCTATTATCCGAATGTTAAAGTATAAGGAATTGATTATTATAACCGACAGTCAGCCTGAAAATAATCTAATGCAGTTTTATACTCTCGTGGGTTTGGTAGATAATACCTTACTTACTCCTCTTTGGGAATTTTCTTATCAGCATTGCCTTTTCGACTCTCAAGTACTCGATAAAATTGTTGGATATTATAATCAAGAAAAAATTGTAAAACGTCTTGAAACAATTTTACTTCGACGTAAAAAAGAGGACGTATCAGATCAATTAGTAAAACCCGATTCAGAGATTAGTTCTGATACTCTTATTAATTCACCTGTATCATTACAAAAACAATCCCCTAATCTAGTACGCAAGCAGTTGAGTGCCGATAAATACCGACAGAAAAGAAAATCTCTTATTGGTCAAACATCTCTTTTTCCTCTCAGACATGAAAATAAAACAATAAGTTTAAGCGGAGAGGAGCATAAGGTTTTTGAGACTCCAACAATTAAAAATGTAAAATCCGATATAGAAATAGAAAAACTCTTGCAAAATGCTCAAGCTTTTTTAGAAGGATTATATACTTTGCAAACGGGTAAAAAATTACCTTGGAAAAAAAAGAATATAGATTTAAAAATTAATAAAGACGAGGTGGTTTTGCGTATAAAAAGGTAA
- a CDS encoding U32 family peptidase — MAPVGSYESLMAAIQGGANSVYFGIGKLNMRSRSSKNFTVDDLKKIAAICKENNIRTYITLNTVIYDKELDEMKAIIDAAKANGITAIIASDQSVIHYAFSQKMEIHMSTQANITNIEAVKFYSMFADVMVTARELNLHQVKAITDTIEKEQIKGPSGNLVQIEIFSHGALCMAVSGKCYLSLDLMNSSANRGACLQPCRRGYDVKDRDSGLELHIDNEYIMSPKDLKTVDFLDKILFAGVRVLKIEGRGRSPEYVKKVTRVYREAANAYFSGDFTRENIERWNAELDSVYNRGFWDGYYLGRKIGEWAERYGSQATRKKVFLGKITNYFTKLQVAELQIDTNELNVGDEINIVGPTTGVYEDIIKEIRLELEPVEKAKKGDAVSFKTKDLVRRGDMVYKLIDVIDPF; from the coding sequence ATGGCTCCTGTTGGTTCTTACGAATCATTAATGGCAGCTATACAAGGCGGTGCAAACTCCGTATATTTTGGAATAGGGAAACTAAATATGCGTTCCCGTTCGTCTAAAAACTTTACTGTTGACGATTTAAAAAAAATCGCCGCTATTTGTAAAGAGAATAATATCCGTACTTATATAACCCTAAATACGGTTATTTACGATAAGGAATTAGACGAAATGAAAGCTATAATTGATGCGGCTAAAGCTAATGGCATTACTGCTATTATTGCTTCCGATCAATCGGTTATTCATTATGCTTTTTCGCAGAAAATGGAAATTCATATGTCAACCCAAGCAAACATAACCAATATTGAAGCCGTAAAGTTCTACTCTATGTTTGCCGATGTTATGGTAACAGCTCGGGAGTTAAACCTACATCAAGTAAAAGCCATTACCGATACCATTGAAAAAGAACAAATAAAAGGACCTTCGGGTAATTTGGTACAGATTGAAATTTTTTCTCACGGTGCTTTATGTATGGCTGTTTCGGGAAAATGCTATTTAAGTTTAGATTTGATGAACTCTTCTGCTAACAGAGGAGCGTGCTTACAACCTTGCCGACGGGGTTATGATGTAAAAGATCGCGATAGTGGTTTAGAATTACATATTGATAACGAATATATCATGTCTCCCAAAGATTTAAAAACAGTAGATTTTCTCGATAAAATTCTTTTTGCCGGTGTACGTGTATTAAAAATTGAAGGTCGTGGTAGATCGCCCGAATACGTTAAAAAAGTGACTCGTGTGTATCGCGAAGCGGCTAATGCCTATTTTAGTGGAGATTTTACAAGAGAAAATATAGAGCGTTGGAATGCTGAATTGGATTCTGTTTATAATCGTGGTTTTTGGGATGGCTACTATTTAGGAAGAAAAATAGGAGAATGGGCAGAGCGTTATGGCTCTCAAGCAACACGTAAAAAAGTATTTCTTGGAAAAATAACCAATTATTTTACTAAGCTTCAAGTAGCAGAATTACAGATAGATACCAACGAGCTAAATGTTGGCGACGAAATAAATATTGTAGGTCCAACCACTGGTGTTTACGAAGATATTATAAAAGAAATACGGTTGGAGTTAGAGCCAGTTGAAAAAGCTAAAAAAGGTGATGCCGTTTCTTTTAAAACAAAAGACCTTGTTAGACGTGGCGATATGGTTTACAAACTTATTGATGTGATTGATCCGTTTTAA